From Bacillus kexueae, a single genomic window includes:
- the hmpA gene encoding NO-inducible flavohemoprotein encodes MLSQKTAEIIQSTAPILAERGTEITSHFYKRMFQNHPELLNIFNHANQQKGRQQTSLANTLYAAANHIDQLGSILPVVKQIGHKHRSLGVRKEHYPIVGENLLAAMKEVLQEAATKEVLTAWAEAYEVIANVFIDVEEEMYNEAESKSGGWRYFKPFVVSNKVKESDLITSFYVKPKDGTPLPSFLPGQYITVQLSIEGEAYKHNRQYSLSHSLNEEWYRISVKREVDSDPKGKVSNWLHDHVQVGDELLISPPAGDFTLTVKEKNPVVLISGGVGITPMMSMLHTVANENSSRPVTFIHAAKHEGVHAFRDEVTALMKKIEQGKWKTIYENHEGYVTTDHLRPLIDKKADIFLCGPVSFMKAVLDSLSELNVPKEQIHYEFFGPALTEQQMNSEQVKA; translated from the coding sequence ATGCTTTCACAAAAAACGGCGGAAATCATTCAATCGACTGCACCAATCTTAGCTGAGCGTGGAACGGAAATTACGTCACATTTTTATAAACGAATGTTCCAAAACCATCCAGAGCTATTAAATATTTTTAATCATGCGAACCAACAAAAAGGGAGGCAACAAACATCGCTTGCCAATACGTTATATGCAGCGGCAAATCATATTGATCAACTAGGAAGCATCCTACCAGTCGTGAAGCAAATCGGTCATAAGCATCGAAGTTTGGGAGTACGTAAAGAACATTACCCAATTGTCGGAGAAAATCTGTTGGCGGCGATGAAGGAAGTGCTGCAAGAAGCAGCTACAAAAGAAGTGTTAACTGCTTGGGCTGAAGCGTATGAAGTCATCGCGAACGTCTTTATCGACGTAGAAGAAGAAATGTATAACGAGGCAGAATCGAAATCGGGAGGCTGGCGTTACTTCAAGCCGTTTGTTGTGAGTAACAAAGTGAAGGAAAGCGATCTAATCACATCGTTTTACGTGAAGCCGAAAGACGGCACTCCACTTCCATCTTTTTTACCGGGTCAATATATTACCGTTCAACTATCAATAGAGGGTGAAGCTTACAAGCATAACCGACAATATAGTCTCTCTCATTCCCTGAATGAAGAATGGTATCGCATTTCCGTCAAGCGTGAGGTCGACTCGGATCCAAAAGGAAAAGTGTCAAACTGGTTACATGACCACGTTCAAGTAGGAGATGAACTTCTTATTAGTCCGCCTGCGGGTGACTTTACGTTAACTGTAAAGGAAAAAAATCCAGTTGTCTTAATTAGTGGGGGTGTCGGAATTACGCCGATGATGAGTATGCTCCATACCGTTGCAAATGAAAATTCATCCCGTCCTGTTACGTTTATTCATGCAGCAAAACATGAGGGGGTTCACGCCTTTCGTGACGAAGTGACCGCACTGATGAAAAAAATCGAACAAGGAAAATGGAAAACAATTTATGAAAATCATGAAGGGTATGTCACAACCGATCACTTACGTCCACTAATTGACAAAAAGGCAGATATATTCCTTTGTGGTCCAGTTTCATTCATGAAGGCGGTTCTTGATTCATTATCGGAACTAAACGTGCCAAAGGAACAAATTCATTATGAGTTTTTTGGTCCTGCCTTAACGGAACAACAAATGAACAGTGAGCAAGTGAAGGCATAA
- a CDS encoding RrF2 family transcriptional regulator, which translates to MRLTNYTDYSLRVLLYLASKKNNELSNIKEIADIYGISKNHLMKVIYELGKNGYIDTIRGRNGGIRLAKSPEKINIGEVVRRTEEDFHLVECFDSEKNACIITPVCGLKHVLNEALQAYFSVLDQYTLNDLTHNKEALQTLLHQDG; encoded by the coding sequence ATGAGACTTACGAATTACACGGACTATTCGTTGCGCGTTCTTCTTTATTTAGCCTCGAAAAAAAACAATGAATTATCCAATATTAAAGAGATTGCTGACATATACGGAATTTCGAAAAACCACTTGATGAAAGTGATCTATGAACTTGGAAAGAATGGATACATTGATACGATAAGAGGTCGAAATGGCGGGATTCGTCTAGCAAAATCACCTGAAAAGATTAACATTGGCGAAGTCGTACGAAGAACGGAAGAAGATTTTCATCTTGTAGAATGCTTTGACTCTGAAAAAAATGCATGCATCATTACACCTGTTTGCGGTCTGAAACATGTGTTGAATGAAGCGTTACAAGCGTATTTTAGCGTCCTTGATCAATATACTCTAAACGATTTAACCCATAACAAAGAGGCATTACAAACTCTTCTTCATCAAGACGGTTAA
- a CDS encoding DUF3889 domain-containing protein gives MKYNRLMISIASLCMLLVMGLCTMNVYGENQEVDSRWSRMAIVEVKKQFGKNELTDFEHVQSVTLENEQTKEVFKVQVNPEQDRPFIVYVEITYETKSKQVQTIELKKKS, from the coding sequence ATGAAATACAACCGTTTAATGATATCGATTGCTTCATTATGTATGCTACTTGTAATGGGACTATGTACGATGAATGTTTATGGGGAAAACCAAGAAGTTGATTCCCGATGGAGCCGAATGGCAATTGTGGAAGTGAAAAAACAATTTGGTAAGAACGAATTAACGGATTTTGAACATGTCCAATCGGTTACACTAGAAAATGAACAGACGAAGGAAGTGTTTAAAGTTCAAGTAAATCCAGAACAAGATCGTCCGTTCATCGTGTATGTTGAAATTACATATGAAACGAAATCAAAACAAGTTCAAACAATTGAGCTAAAGAAAAAAAGCTAA
- a CDS encoding YhdB family protein, with protein MNTVDYDKALYYTHRSQWDNLLILMVRTQDDLLSKRIEHFLHAYNFEHDYRVIEEKLYALLRYIDHATSDVQEEQPVFSFT; from the coding sequence GTGAATACCGTTGATTATGACAAAGCGCTTTACTACACGCATCGTTCGCAATGGGATAACTTATTGATCTTGATGGTACGTACCCAAGACGACCTGTTATCAAAGCGCATTGAACATTTTTTACACGCCTATAACTTTGAACATGACTATCGTGTCATTGAGGAAAAGTTATACGCTTTATTAAGATATATTGACCATGCCACAAGCGATGTTCAAGAAGAGCAACCTGTCTTTTCTTTTACGTAA
- a CDS encoding NADPH-dependent FMN reductase: MNIVVINGTPRKQGRTKMAASFVAKKYNATLLDVSTLPLPLFNGEKEQYELEVIQHLKTTIEKADAVLLLSPEYHSGMSGALKNMLDFLSAEQFAHKPVGLIAVSGGGKGGMNALTNMRTVMRGVYANVIPKQLVLDPQDFDYEHGGLVDDIAARVDDLWKELTNYAKAYKDIFVGK, encoded by the coding sequence ATGAATATTGTGGTTATTAACGGAACACCTCGAAAACAAGGGAGAACGAAAATGGCAGCATCATTTGTAGCCAAAAAATATAATGCAACGTTACTTGATGTTAGTACATTACCTCTCCCGTTATTTAACGGAGAAAAAGAGCAATATGAACTTGAAGTCATCCAACACTTAAAAACGACAATTGAAAAAGCAGATGCGGTATTATTATTGTCTCCTGAATATCATTCAGGTATGAGCGGAGCACTTAAGAATATGTTAGACTTTTTAAGCGCAGAACAGTTTGCCCATAAGCCTGTAGGACTTATTGCAGTCAGTGGTGGAGGGAAAGGTGGCATGAATGCTTTAACAAATATGCGCACAGTTATGCGTGGTGTTTATGCAAATGTCATTCCAAAACAACTTGTGTTAGACCCTCAAGATTTTGATTATGAACATGGGGGACTCGTAGACGACATCGCCGCTCGTGTAGATGACTTATGGAAAGAATTAACGAATTATGCGAAGGCGTATAAAGACATATTTGTGGGAAAATAA
- a CDS encoding response regulator: protein MSIKVLIVDDHHMVRRGLMFFLKTQADVEVIGEAKNGIEAIQQVEALHPDVVLMDLVMPEMDGVEATKKLKESYPHVKVIMLTSFADQDHVIPALKAGASGYQLKDIEPDDLVKTIRQVVSGESSLHPKVTSHVMTQFTATQNEEKAKLQELTRREKEVLKEIASGKSNKEIAADLFITEKTVKTHVSNILAKLELSDRTQAALFAVKNGFDK from the coding sequence ATGTCCATTAAAGTGCTAATTGTAGATGACCATCATATGGTTCGCAGAGGCTTAATGTTTTTTCTAAAAACACAAGCAGATGTGGAAGTCATCGGAGAAGCGAAAAATGGGATAGAAGCCATTCAACAAGTTGAAGCATTACATCCAGATGTCGTATTAATGGATTTAGTGATGCCGGAAATGGATGGCGTGGAAGCGACGAAGAAATTAAAGGAGTCCTATCCGCATGTGAAAGTCATTATGTTAACAAGCTTTGCTGACCAAGATCATGTCATACCTGCTTTGAAGGCTGGTGCATCGGGGTATCAGCTAAAGGATATTGAACCGGATGATTTAGTCAAAACCATTCGTCAAGTCGTGAGTGGGGAAAGCTCCCTTCATCCGAAAGTCACCTCCCATGTGATGACGCAATTTACCGCCACTCAAAATGAAGAAAAGGCAAAGCTGCAAGAGCTTACAAGAAGAGAAAAAGAAGTGCTAAAGGAAATCGCAAGCGGCAAAAGCAATAAAGAAATCGCTGCTGATCTGTTTATTACAGAAAAAACAGTGAAAACCCATGTCTCTAACATTTTAGCGAAGCTAGAATTATCTGACCGAACGCAAGCGGCATTGTTTGCTGTTAAGAATGGCTTTGACAAATAG
- a CDS encoding GAF domain-containing sensor histidine kinase yields the protein MMEENHMDELSTLKTIAETLNQANDLDLMLNDVLKKLLHVTGLQTGWIFLIDEKGRYKLSAHANLPPALSFKRMKPMCEGSCWCLDRYQDQRLTRAVNIINCKRIEDAIEFKWGDTQGISHHATVPLRAGDEKFGLLNVASPDKKQFSNEELALLESVAFQIGTAIKRINLAENEQKLALMAERNRLAQDLHDSVNQLLFSLTLTARAAKEMTTDENVLEMLSYMQELSQEALAEMRALIWQLRPKGLEEGIAVALNQYAKMLGLEATLDISGVKRLPNHIEEALWRIAQEALNNCKRHAGTKEVNVTVKRSQNKVDMTIQDEGHGFQYEDSLPLPSMGLSSMKERTEKLNGSFTIETKVGKGTAIHVTIPIA from the coding sequence ATGATGGAAGAAAATCATATGGATGAACTATCCACATTAAAGACGATTGCTGAAACATTGAATCAAGCGAATGATTTAGATTTGATGTTAAATGATGTATTGAAGAAATTGCTCCACGTGACGGGGCTTCAAACCGGCTGGATTTTTTTAATTGATGAAAAGGGGCGATACAAGCTGTCCGCTCACGCTAATTTACCACCGGCATTGTCCTTTAAACGGATGAAGCCGATGTGTGAAGGAAGTTGCTGGTGTCTTGATCGTTACCAAGATCAACGATTGACCCGTGCGGTGAATATTATAAATTGCAAGCGTATTGAGGATGCTATTGAATTTAAATGGGGCGATACGCAAGGCATTTCTCATCATGCAACCGTTCCGCTCCGAGCAGGGGATGAAAAATTTGGGCTTTTAAATGTAGCTTCACCAGATAAGAAACAGTTCTCAAATGAAGAACTCGCGTTGTTAGAATCAGTCGCCTTTCAAATTGGAACCGCCATCAAACGGATAAATTTAGCGGAGAATGAACAAAAGCTAGCTCTTATGGCAGAGCGAAATCGATTGGCACAAGATCTTCACGATTCAGTAAACCAACTTTTATTTTCACTAACGTTAACGGCACGAGCGGCGAAAGAAATGACGACGGATGAGAATGTATTAGAAATGCTCTCTTATATGCAAGAGTTGTCACAAGAGGCGTTAGCCGAAATGCGCGCGCTCATTTGGCAGCTTCGTCCGAAAGGCTTGGAAGAAGGGATTGCCGTTGCCCTCAATCAATATGCAAAAATGTTAGGGCTAGAGGCAACCCTTGATATTTCAGGGGTGAAGCGGCTGCCTAATCATATCGAAGAAGCCCTATGGCGAATTGCTCAAGAAGCGTTAAACAATTGTAAACGACATGCGGGGACAAAAGAAGTGAACGTTACGGTTAAACGCAGCCAAAATAAAGTCGACATGACGATTCAAGACGAAGGTCACGGCTTTCAATACGAAGATTCCTTGCCACTTCCTTCGATGGGACTTTCAAGTATGAAAGAGCGAACCGAAAAATTAAACGGGAGCTTTACAATCGAAACGAAGGTTGGAAAAGGAACAGCGATCCACGTTACGATACCGATTGCATAA
- a CDS encoding phospho-sugar mutase: MSWKVNYERWKNATHLDEELKQQLIDLEGSEKALEDCFYKNLEFGTGGMRGEIGPGTNRMNLYTIRKASYGLAKYIESFGEEAKKRGVVIAYDSRHKSPEFAMEAAKTLASNGIQTYVFDELRPTPQLSFSVRHLNAFSGIVITASHNPPEYNGYKVYGDDGGQLPPKQADEVIARVNEVENELDVEVESEAALKEKGLIQIIGQELDEAYTEKLTTISLNPELAKEVDVKVVFTPLHGTANKPVRRGLAALGYENVTIVKEQELPDPNFSTVQSPNPEEHAAFELAIREGKKLDADILIGTDPDADRLGVAVKNEKGEYVVLTGNQTGALLLHYLLSEKQQRGTLPENGVVLKTIVTSEIGRAVAKSFGLDTIDTLTGFKFIGEKIKEYEQTGQYTFQFGYEESYGYLIGDFARDKDAVQAAILAVEVCAYYKKKGMTMYEGLLELFNKYGFYREGLKSLTLKGKEGAEQIQSILAKFRQETPQSMAGKKITVKEDYQISERTNVETNEKEIIELPKSNVLKYFLEDGSWFCIRPSGTEPKVKFYFAVQADSLENSEKVLQQLMNAVMEKVDDMINETEKA; the protein is encoded by the coding sequence ATGAGTTGGAAAGTCAATTATGAACGATGGAAAAATGCTACTCATTTAGATGAGGAGTTAAAACAACAATTAATCGATCTTGAAGGATCTGAAAAAGCGTTAGAGGATTGCTTTTATAAAAATTTAGAGTTCGGTACAGGTGGGATGCGCGGTGAAATTGGCCCAGGTACGAACCGAATGAATTTATATACAATCCGTAAAGCATCTTACGGTTTAGCGAAATACATAGAATCTTTTGGTGAAGAGGCGAAAAAGCGCGGGGTTGTCATTGCATATGATTCGCGTCATAAGTCTCCAGAATTTGCAATGGAAGCAGCGAAGACGTTAGCTTCTAACGGTATTCAAACATATGTATTTGATGAATTGCGTCCGACGCCACAATTGTCATTTTCTGTGCGTCATTTAAATGCGTTTTCTGGTATTGTCATTACAGCCAGTCATAATCCTCCAGAGTATAACGGGTATAAGGTGTATGGAGATGACGGAGGTCAGTTACCACCGAAGCAAGCGGATGAAGTAATTGCGCGCGTTAACGAAGTGGAAAATGAACTGGATGTAGAAGTAGAAAGTGAAGCGGCGTTAAAAGAGAAGGGCTTAATTCAAATCATCGGGCAAGAGTTAGACGAAGCATACACAGAAAAACTGACTACCATTTCGCTTAATCCTGAATTAGCGAAAGAAGTTGATGTGAAAGTAGTCTTTACACCGTTACACGGTACTGCGAATAAGCCAGTTCGTCGAGGTTTAGCAGCACTTGGTTATGAAAACGTCACGATCGTTAAAGAGCAGGAGTTACCAGACCCTAACTTCTCAACGGTTCAATCTCCGAACCCTGAAGAGCATGCAGCATTTGAGTTAGCCATTCGGGAAGGTAAGAAATTAGATGCCGACATTTTAATCGGAACTGACCCAGATGCGGACCGACTTGGCGTTGCTGTGAAAAACGAAAAAGGTGAGTATGTTGTTTTAACCGGTAACCAAACAGGTGCATTATTGCTTCACTACCTATTATCTGAAAAGCAACAGCGCGGTACGTTACCTGAAAATGGTGTTGTCTTAAAGACGATTGTAACGTCTGAAATCGGTCGTGCAGTTGCTAAATCGTTCGGTCTCGACACGATTGACACGTTAACGGGCTTTAAGTTTATCGGTGAGAAAATTAAAGAATATGAGCAAACAGGTCAATATACATTCCAATTCGGATACGAAGAAAGCTACGGCTACTTAATTGGGGATTTTGCACGTGATAAAGATGCGGTGCAAGCGGCGATTTTAGCAGTGGAAGTATGCGCTTATTATAAGAAAAAAGGCATGACGATGTATGAAGGTCTTTTAGAACTCTTTAATAAGTACGGTTTCTACCGCGAAGGATTAAAATCTTTAACGCTAAAAGGGAAAGAAGGAGCCGAGCAAATTCAAAGCATCTTAGCGAAATTCCGTCAAGAAACGCCACAATCAATGGCTGGTAAGAAAATTACGGTAAAAGAAGATTACCAAATTAGCGAGCGTACAAACGTTGAAACGAATGAAAAAGAAATTATCGAATTGCCGAAATCAAACGTATTAAAGTATTTCTTAGAAGACGGTTCTTGGTTCTGTATTCGTCCGTCTGGCACAGAGCCGAAAGTAAAGTTTTACTTCGCGGTTCAAGCAGATTCCCTTGAAAACAGCGAAAAAGTGCTTCAACAATTAATGAACGCTGTTATGGAAAAAGTGGATGATATGATTAACGAAACGGAAAAAGCTTAA
- a CDS encoding glycerol-3-phosphate dehydrogenase/oxidase — MTFSSLERETTLQKMTKEPYDVIVVGGGITGSGIALDAATRGMKVGVIEMQDFAAGTSSRSTKLVHGGLRYLKQFEVKMVAEVGKERAIVYENGPHVTTPEWMLLPIHQGGTFGKFSTSIGLLVYDYLASVKRSERRQMLSASETLAKEPLVKQEGLKGGGYYVEYRTDDARLTIEVMKEAVKFGADAVNYTKVVSFIYDNGKVVGVKVEDQLTKKTYDIYAKKVINAAGPWVDSLREMDNSKKGKQLQLTKGIHLVFDQAKFPLKQAIYFDTPDGRMVFAIPRDGKTYVGTTDTFYTGDTAHPKMTFEDRKYVLEAIRFMFPSLNVTEDDVESSWAGVRPLIHEEGKDPSEISRKDEIWTSDSGLITIAGGKLTGYRKMAEMVVDLVANKLKEEEGRTFAPCKTKTLPISGGHVGGSRNLKAYIETKTKEGMEAGLTEQEAYSIAKMYGSNADKVFALIPSLKEEADKRQMPVSVLVQVEYSLQQEMTTTPVDFFVRRTGSVFFNIQWAYKWKDAVVQYMATRLGWSSEQKMIFQDQLQEQLHDAVVPKDKSVDHQSKSAS; from the coding sequence ATGACATTCTCAAGTTTAGAACGCGAGACTACTTTACAAAAAATGACGAAGGAACCCTATGATGTCATCGTTGTAGGTGGAGGAATTACAGGCTCTGGAATTGCTCTTGATGCAGCAACAAGAGGAATGAAAGTCGGCGTGATAGAAATGCAAGATTTCGCAGCGGGAACGTCAAGCCGTTCGACGAAATTAGTACATGGAGGCTTACGTTATTTAAAACAATTTGAAGTTAAGATGGTTGCTGAAGTTGGGAAAGAGCGTGCCATCGTATACGAAAACGGTCCTCATGTGACAACACCTGAATGGATGCTGCTACCGATTCATCAAGGGGGAACATTTGGCAAATTCTCCACGTCAATCGGCTTACTTGTTTATGATTATTTAGCGAGTGTCAAACGCAGTGAACGCAGACAAATGTTAAGTGCAAGTGAAACGTTAGCGAAAGAGCCGTTAGTAAAGCAAGAAGGATTAAAAGGTGGCGGCTACTATGTTGAATACCGTACGGACGATGCCCGCCTTACCATTGAAGTGATGAAAGAAGCCGTTAAATTCGGTGCGGATGCAGTCAACTATACTAAAGTAGTGTCCTTTATTTACGACAATGGAAAAGTGGTAGGAGTGAAAGTAGAAGACCAATTAACGAAGAAAACGTACGATATCTATGCCAAAAAAGTCATCAATGCGGCAGGTCCTTGGGTCGATTCATTACGTGAAATGGATAACTCGAAAAAGGGTAAACAGTTGCAATTAACAAAAGGAATTCACCTTGTATTCGACCAAGCAAAATTCCCATTAAAACAAGCCATTTACTTTGATACTCCGGATGGTCGTATGGTATTTGCGATTCCACGTGATGGTAAAACATATGTCGGTACAACCGATACTTTCTACACGGGAGATACCGCACATCCGAAAATGACGTTTGAAGATCGAAAGTATGTTCTTGAAGCCATTCGATTCATGTTCCCATCGTTAAACGTAACAGAAGATGACGTGGAATCAAGCTGGGCAGGTGTTCGTCCACTAATTCATGAAGAAGGAAAAGATCCTTCTGAAATCTCTAGAAAAGATGAAATTTGGACATCTGATTCAGGGCTGATTACAATTGCAGGTGGAAAACTGACAGGATACCGTAAAATGGCCGAAATGGTCGTAGATCTTGTGGCAAACAAACTAAAGGAAGAAGAAGGACGCACATTCGCTCCTTGTAAAACGAAAACACTCCCAATCTCTGGTGGACATGTCGGCGGTTCTCGAAACTTAAAAGCCTACATTGAAACGAAAACAAAAGAGGGAATGGAAGCAGGATTAACAGAACAGGAAGCCTATTCAATCGCGAAAATGTATGGATCTAATGCGGATAAAGTGTTCGCCCTGATTCCTTCATTAAAAGAAGAAGCTGACAAGCGACAAATGCCTGTATCCGTATTAGTTCAAGTCGAATATAGTCTACAACAAGAAATGACGACGACACCAGTAGACTTTTTCGTTCGAAGAACAGGCTCTGTGTTCTTTAACATTCAATGGGCTTACAAATGGAAGGATGCCGTTGTTCAATATATGGCTACCCGCCTGGGATGGAGCAGCGAACAGAAAATGATCTTCCAAGACCAACTACAGGAGCAACTTCACGACGCTGTCGTACCGAAAGACAAATCCGTCGATCACCAGTCAAAATCAGCATCGTAA
- the glpK gene encoding glycerol kinase GlpK has product MEKYILSLDQGTTSSRAILFNKEGEIVHVAQKEFTQHFPKPGWVEHDANEIWGSILSVIASCLSEANVKAEQIAGIGITNQRETAVVWDKETGKPVYNAIVWQSRQTAEICEELKEKGYNDLFREKTGLLIDAYFSGTKVKWILDNVDGAREKAEDGKLLFGTIDTWLIWKLSGGKAHVTDYSNASRTLMFNIHELKWDEELLDILGVPASMLPEVRPSSEVYAHTVDYHFFGQEIPIAGAAGDQQAALFGQACYEEGMAKNTYGTGCFMLMNTGEKAIKSEHGLLTTIAWGIDGKVEYALEGSIFVAGSAIQWLRDGLRMFKDAKDSEAYATRVESTDGVYVVPAFVGLGTPYWDSDVRGAVFGLTRGTTKEHFVRATLESLAYQAKDVLGAMEADSGISLKTLRVDGGAVKNNFLMEFQSNILGVPVERPSVNETTALGAAYLAGLAVGYWKDRNEIKKQWNLEKQFEPSMEEGTREELYSGWKKAVNATMAFK; this is encoded by the coding sequence ATGGAAAAATACATTTTATCATTAGACCAAGGAACAACTAGCTCACGTGCAATTTTATTCAATAAAGAAGGGGAAATCGTTCACGTTGCTCAAAAAGAGTTCACACAGCATTTCCCGAAGCCAGGTTGGGTTGAGCACGATGCAAATGAAATTTGGGGTTCTATTCTTTCCGTCATTGCGTCTTGTTTATCTGAAGCGAACGTCAAGGCTGAACAAATCGCAGGAATTGGTATTACGAACCAACGTGAAACAGCGGTTGTGTGGGATAAAGAAACAGGTAAGCCTGTTTACAATGCAATTGTGTGGCAATCGCGTCAAACGGCAGAAATTTGTGAAGAGCTAAAAGAGAAAGGGTACAATGACTTATTCCGTGAAAAAACAGGTCTTCTCATTGATGCATATTTCTCTGGAACGAAAGTGAAATGGATTTTAGACAATGTGGACGGTGCGAGAGAAAAAGCGGAAGATGGAAAGCTTTTATTCGGAACGATTGATACATGGCTCATTTGGAAGCTTTCAGGAGGGAAAGCACACGTTACCGATTATTCCAACGCATCTCGTACGTTAATGTTTAATATTCATGAACTGAAATGGGATGAAGAATTACTAGACATTTTAGGCGTTCCAGCAAGCATGCTTCCAGAAGTTCGCCCATCTTCTGAAGTTTATGCGCATACAGTAGATTACCATTTCTTCGGTCAAGAAATTCCGATTGCAGGTGCAGCTGGAGACCAGCAAGCTGCATTGTTCGGGCAAGCGTGCTATGAAGAAGGTATGGCGAAAAATACGTACGGAACAGGATGCTTCATGTTAATGAACACAGGTGAAAAAGCCATCAAGTCAGAGCATGGCCTTCTAACAACGATTGCCTGGGGAATTGACGGAAAGGTTGAATACGCATTAGAAGGTAGTATTTTTGTGGCTGGTTCAGCAATTCAATGGCTTCGTGACGGATTACGCATGTTTAAAGACGCAAAAGATAGTGAAGCATATGCGACGAGAGTAGAATCGACTGACGGTGTGTATGTCGTGCCAGCATTCGTTGGCTTAGGAACCCCATATTGGGATAGCGATGTTCGCGGGGCAGTATTCGGGTTAACTCGCGGTACAACGAAAGAGCATTTCGTACGCGCTACACTTGAATCATTAGCGTATCAAGCAAAAGATGTATTAGGAGCAATGGAAGCTGATTCAGGCATCTCCTTAAAAACGTTACGAGTCGATGGAGGAGCTGTGAAAAACAACTTCTTAATGGAATTCCAAAGTAACATTTTAGGTGTTCCGGTTGAACGTCCATCTGTCAATGAAACGACAGCACTAGGGGCTGCTTATTTAGCGGGTCTAGCTGTTGGATATTGGAAAGATCGCAATGAAATTAAAAAACAATGGAATTTAGAGAAGCAATTCGAACCATCTATGGAAGAAGGTACGCGTGAAGAGCTATACAGCGGCTGGAAAAAAGCTGTGAATGCGACAATGGCTTTTAAATAA
- a CDS encoding MIP/aquaporin family protein: MTAFMGEVIGTMILIVFGAGVVAGVNLKKSLAQNSGWIVITLGWGLGVAMAVYTVGGISGAHLNPAVTLGLAFVGDFPWANVPSYIVAQMIGAFLGAALIYLHYLPHWKETDDPNVKLGVFATGPAISNRFANFFSEVFGTFILVLGILAIGANEFTEGLNPLIVGFLIVSIGLSLGGTTGYAINPARDLGPRIAHFLLPIPNKGSSNWGYAWIPVVAPVLGGSFGGLFYQYIFDGKNGQMFWIGSVVLVAALLLVYMTSKKEAQPVTQTKKVVY, translated from the coding sequence TTGACGGCTTTTATGGGTGAAGTAATCGGAACGATGATTTTAATCGTTTTCGGTGCAGGAGTCGTTGCAGGTGTCAATTTAAAAAAATCGCTTGCTCAAAATTCTGGTTGGATTGTCATTACACTAGGATGGGGATTGGGCGTAGCGATGGCAGTATATACAGTCGGAGGAATTAGTGGAGCTCATTTAAATCCTGCCGTAACACTTGGTCTCGCCTTTGTTGGTGATTTCCCATGGGCTAATGTACCATCGTATATTGTTGCACAGATGATTGGAGCATTCCTAGGAGCAGCACTCATTTACTTGCATTACTTACCACATTGGAAAGAGACGGATGACCCGAACGTAAAACTCGGTGTTTTTGCAACAGGTCCAGCGATTTCAAATCGCTTTGCTAACTTCTTCAGTGAAGTATTTGGAACGTTCATTTTAGTACTTGGGATTTTAGCCATCGGTGCAAATGAATTTACAGAAGGATTGAATCCCTTAATTGTCGGATTCTTAATTGTAAGCATTGGTTTATCTTTAGGTGGAACAACAGGATATGCGATTAATCCAGCGCGTGATCTTGGTCCACGAATTGCGCATTTCTTGCTACCAATTCCAAACAAAGGGTCTTCAAATTGGGGTTATGCTTGGATTCCAGTTGTCGCGCCAGTTCTAGGAGGGTCTTTCGGTGGATTGTTCTATCAATATATTTTTGATGGAAAGAACGGCCAAATGTTTTGGATTGGAAGCGTTGTGTTAGTTGCTGCTTTATTACTTGTATACATGACGAGTAAAAAAGAAGCGCAGCCAGTTACACAAACGAAAAAGGTTGTTTACTAG
- a CDS encoding ArsR/SmtB family transcription factor — MNEEIIHLFLKALASEKRQQIMFLFKDHAQLTVNEIAQLLDIGQSTASEHLAVLKRAGLLSSEKKGKEVFYYPNCAKVQLLLTELSTFLTSCCQLSMKKEGSER, encoded by the coding sequence ATGAATGAAGAAATAATTCACTTATTCTTAAAAGCACTCGCCAGTGAAAAAAGACAACAAATCATGTTTCTATTTAAAGATCACGCACAGTTAACGGTGAATGAGATTGCCCAATTACTAGATATAGGCCAATCTACAGCATCCGAGCATTTAGCTGTTTTAAAACGCGCTGGATTACTTTCATCGGAGAAAAAGGGAAAAGAAGTTTTCTATTACCCAAACTGTGCTAAAGTCCAACTCTTACTAACCGAACTATCTACTTTTTTAACAAGCTGCTGTCAATTATCCATGAAAAAGGAAGGAAGCGAAAGATGA